A stretch of Fusobacterium periodonticum ATCC 33693 DNA encodes these proteins:
- the gatA gene encoding Asp-tRNA(Asn)/Glu-tRNA(Gln) amidotransferase subunit GatA, giving the protein MFIYELTAKELRDKFLSGEISAEEIVNSFYERIEKIEDKVKSFVSLRKDLALEEAKKLDEKRKNGEKLGKLAGIPLAIKDNILMEGQKSTSCSKILENYVGIYDATVVKKLKEEDAIILGVTNMDEFAMGSTTKTSYHHKTANPWDLDRVPGGSSGGAAASVAAQEVPISLGSDTGGSVRQPASFCGVVGLKPTYGRVSRYGLMAFASSLDQIGTLAKTVEDIAICMNVIAGADDYDATVSKNEVPDYTEFLNKDIKGLKVGLPKEYFIEGLNPEIKKIVDNSVNALKELGAEIVEVSLPHTKYAVPTYYVLAPAEASSNLARFDGIRYGYRAKDYTDLESLYVKTRTEGFGAEVKRRIMMGTYVLSAGFFDAYFKKAQKVRTLIKQDFENVLTKVDVILTPVAPSIAFKLSDVKSPIELYLEDIFTISANLAGIPAISLPGGLLDNLPVGVQFMGRPFDEGTLIKVSSALESKIGRLNLPKLD; this is encoded by the coding sequence ATGTTTATTTATGAATTAACTGCTAAGGAATTGAGAGATAAGTTTTTATCAGGTGAAATTTCAGCAGAAGAAATAGTAAACTCATTTTACGAAAGAATAGAAAAAATAGAAGATAAAGTAAAAAGCTTTGTTTCTTTAAGAAAAGATCTGGCTTTAGAAGAAGCAAAAAAACTTGATGAAAAAAGAAAAAATGGAGAAAAATTAGGTAAACTTGCAGGTATTCCTCTTGCAATAAAAGATAATATCTTAATGGAAGGTCAAAAATCAACTTCTTGTTCTAAAATTTTAGAAAATTATGTTGGTATCTATGATGCAACTGTAGTTAAGAAGTTAAAAGAAGAAGATGCAATTATCCTAGGAGTAACAAATATGGATGAATTTGCTATGGGTTCAACTACTAAAACTTCTTATCATCATAAGACAGCCAATCCTTGGGACTTGGATAGAGTTCCTGGAGGAAGTAGTGGAGGGGCTGCGGCTTCAGTAGCTGCTCAAGAAGTACCTATATCTTTAGGTTCAGATACAGGTGGAAGTGTTAGACAACCTGCTTCATTTTGTGGAGTTGTTGGATTAAAACCAACTTATGGTAGAGTTTCAAGATATGGACTTATGGCTTTTGCTTCATCTCTTGATCAAATAGGAACACTTGCAAAAACAGTAGAAGATATAGCTATTTGTATGAATGTTATAGCAGGAGCAGATGACTATGATGCAACTGTAAGTAAAAATGAAGTACCTGACTATACAGAATTTTTAAATAAAGATATCAAAGGTTTAAAAGTAGGATTACCTAAAGAATACTTTATTGAAGGTTTAAATCCAGAAATTAAGAAAATAGTTGATAATTCTGTCAATGCATTAAAAGAATTAGGAGCCGAAATTGTTGAAGTTTCATTACCTCACACAAAATATGCTGTTCCAACTTATTATGTACTTGCTCCAGCAGAAGCAAGTTCAAACCTTGCTAGATTTGATGGAATTAGATATGGGTATAGAGCAAAAGATTATACAGATTTAGAAAGTCTATATGTTAAAACAAGAACAGAAGGTTTTGGTGCAGAAGTAAAAAGAAGAATAATGATGGGAACTTATGTTTTAAGTGCTGGTTTCTTTGATGCTTACTTTAAAAAAGCACAAAAAGTAAGAACACTTATAAAACAAGACTTTGAAAATGTTTTAACTAAAGTAGATGTTATTCTAACACCAGTTGCTCCTAGTATAGCTTTTAAATTATCTGATGTAAAAAGTCCAATAGAATTATATTTAGAAGATATATTCACTATATCTGCTAACTTAGCAGGAATACCTGCAATATCATTACCAGGAGGACTTTTAGATAATTTACCAGTTGGAGTACAATTTATGGGAAGACCTTTTGATGAAGGAACATTGATAAAAGTTTCTTCAGCACTTGAAAGTAAAATAGGAAGATTAAATTTACCTAAATTGGATTAA